From the genome of Thermoflexus hugenholtzii, one region includes:
- a CDS encoding TlpA disulfide reductase family protein translates to MRKAGMVLALGALLLMACQRGAASPPTPAPATPVPMGLTTGIPAPDLELERLDGGTVRLRDLRGKVVLLNFWASWCVPCREEMPLLAAIYRDYHAQGLEILGVNLTSQDDFGEVRKFVEEFDLPFPILLDPNGRAERDYRIFGVPTTVFITREGIVHRVKVGILKGREDVEQTIRPLLGLR, encoded by the coding sequence ATGCGTAAAGCCGGGATGGTCCTCGCCCTGGGGGCGCTGCTCCTGATGGCCTGTCAGCGGGGCGCCGCCAGCCCGCCCACGCCGGCCCCCGCCACCCCCGTCCCCATGGGACTGACCACCGGGATCCCGGCGCCTGATCTCGAGCTGGAGCGCCTGGACGGGGGGACGGTGCGCCTGCGGGATCTACGGGGGAAGGTGGTCCTGCTCAACTTCTGGGCCAGCTGGTGCGTCCCATGCCGGGAGGAGATGCCCCTGCTGGCCGCGATCTACCGGGATTATCACGCGCAGGGCCTGGAGATCCTGGGAGTCAACCTGACCTCCCAGGACGACTTCGGCGAGGTGCGGAAGTTCGTGGAAGAATTCGACCTGCCCTTCCCCATCCTTCTGGATCCCAACGGGCGGGCGGAGCGGGACTACCGCATCTTCGGAGTGCCCACCACCGTGTTCATCACCCGCGAGGGGATCGTCCACCGCGTGAAGGTGGGCATCCTGAAAGGTCGGGAAGACGTGGAGCAGACCATCCGTCCCCTTCTGGGGCTGCGCTGA